In Saccharolobus solfataricus, a genomic segment contains:
- a CDS encoding AMP-binding protein — MKIKGKEEFWEPKTQIDTINESVKLFKDRIALDYFGNKITFEELRHMANSIASQLSEYVKKGNVVIISTQNIPQFIIAEYAIWKLGGVVLPVNPSYTEYELKYLIQDANPKIAIASCESNVRKLSHIIKIITTNPNTFHELPYEYKEKWRVEDYCEEELNLKSNKFRMDNVKVNVDDLALLVYTSGTTGKPKGVPITHSNIYASSWIYKNWFKYTENDKILGIAPFFHITGQIFHITTSILAGSSIYTSFRFDPELSLRIIEENKTTLTMAVATVYRAMLNVLDKQDLTSMRLWSSGGMPMPRVIEEEWRKRVGDWVYMAWGLTETTSPATLWPYPYNGNLPVEPEYGIVSSGIPVYNTEIMIGEDGEIFVRGPQVVKGYWGMGEFKDGWLPTGDIGKIINNWVYIIDRKKDIINASGFKVMPREVEEVIYQHYAVDEAVVVGVPDEYRGENIVAYVKLKKGYSLSDDLAADIINYCRMHLAPYKVPRQVRFVNDIPKTPSGKIMRRVFRDEA, encoded by the coding sequence ATGAAGATAAAGGGAAAAGAAGAGTTTTGGGAACCTAAAACTCAAATTGATACAATTAATGAAAGTGTAAAGTTATTCAAGGATAGGATTGCACTAGACTATTTCGGAAACAAAATTACTTTTGAAGAGCTTCGTCATATGGCAAACTCTATTGCTAGCCAGCTATCAGAGTACGTTAAAAAAGGAAATGTTGTAATTATATCTACACAAAACATTCCCCAATTTATTATAGCAGAATATGCAATATGGAAATTGGGAGGAGTTGTATTACCAGTTAATCCTTCCTATACTGAATATGAATTAAAATACTTAATACAAGATGCTAATCCAAAAATAGCTATTGCCTCATGTGAATCTAACGTTAGGAAATTAAGTCACATAATAAAAATAATCACAACTAATCCCAATACTTTCCATGAATTACCATATGAGTATAAGGAAAAATGGAGAGTCGAAGATTATTGTGAGGAAGAATTGAACCTCAAAAGTAATAAATTTAGAATGGATAACGTAAAGGTAAACGTTGATGATTTAGCCTTATTAGTATACACTTCGGGTACTACGGGAAAACCTAAAGGCGTTCCAATAACTCACTCTAATATTTACGCCTCCTCGTGGATTTATAAAAATTGGTTCAAGTATACTGAAAATGACAAGATACTAGGCATAGCTCCATTTTTCCACATAACTGGCCAAATATTTCACATAACAACTTCAATCCTAGCCGGCTCATCAATTTATACTTCATTTAGATTTGATCCAGAACTTTCCCTTAGAATTATTGAAGAGAACAAAACTACATTAACAATGGCCGTAGCAACCGTATATAGGGCTATGCTGAACGTATTAGATAAGCAAGATTTGACAAGCATGAGACTTTGGTCCTCTGGAGGGATGCCCATGCCCAGGGTAATAGAGGAAGAATGGAGGAAGAGAGTAGGGGATTGGGTTTACATGGCGTGGGGATTAACTGAAACTACTTCGCCTGCAACTTTATGGCCATATCCCTATAACGGTAATTTGCCGGTTGAGCCAGAATACGGTATTGTGAGTTCTGGAATTCCAGTATACAATACTGAAATAATGATAGGGGAGGATGGGGAAATATTCGTTAGGGGACCTCAAGTTGTTAAGGGGTATTGGGGGATGGGTGAGTTTAAGGATGGTTGGTTGCCAACTGGAGACATAGGAAAAATAATAAACAATTGGGTTTACATTATCGATAGAAAGAAGGATATAATAAACGCCTCTGGTTTTAAGGTAATGCCTAGAGAGGTTGAGGAAGTAATATATCAACATTATGCCGTAGATGAGGCTGTAGTTGTTGGAGTGCCAGATGAGTATAGGGGAGAAAATATTGTGGCTTACGTAAAGCTGAAAAAGGGATATTCGCTTTCAGATGACTTGGCTGCCGATATAATAAATTATTGTAGAATGCATTTAGCTCCATATAAGGTTCCCAGGCAAGTTAGATTCGTGAATGATATCCCTAAAACCCCATCTGGAAAAATAATGAGGAGAGTATTTAGAGATGAAGCTTAG